In the Purpureocillium takamizusanense chromosome 5, complete sequence genome, one interval contains:
- a CDS encoding uncharacterized protein (COG:S~EggNog:ENOG503P4UM) has product MSKQLELALLSLMPAHGSELPPSLVELAGSLLAQSRNRASTLKAEEEVGRHYACANIACDRLKITLNLPPIEPRPPIPPRIYKRLYTHLDNILPNTSGTPRSSRLRTPSSKKRELGASPASSARQLPSRGTPSKESSLAQFRQPSQAGQVTPSKSTVRGDAAALKDGLHPWIRPTIRYMCAEMENRRLAPTVLAGVESIVAPAGRRTDDPWVSKHIADLAAAIYFFVIMRVRAMTSGDAIDREGYVPLRKEILGLLAQARHHVTIKDVNESEAWDGWRAVKSKEFDTAVAHVNDTDWLAGDWYKGLVDVVDSTREDDTGTAGEVDHDDSEAQLPARRADTMLQEKYDFLSESRLSDYAAWKDQILARIGQAMTAGGAMDIDS; this is encoded by the exons ATGAGCAAacagctggagctggcgctgctgtcgctgatGCCCGCGCACGGCTCAGAGCTTCCCCCGtcgctcgtcgagctcgccggctCCCTGCTCGCGCAGTCCCGCAACAGAGCCAGCACCCTCAAGGCCGAAGAAGAAGTTGGTCGTCACTATGCCTGCGCAAACATTGCGTGCGATCG CCTCAAGATAACCCTCAACCTCCCCCCCATCGAGCCTCGACCGCCCATCCCTCCGCGCATCTACAAGCGGCTCTACACGCACCTGGACAACATCTTGCCCAACACGTCTGGAACACCGCGGTCTTCACGCCTGCGCACTCCTAGCTCCAAGAAACGCGAGCTGGgtgcctcgcccgcgtccagcGCCCGTCAGCTGCCGTCGAGAGGCACCCCAAGTAAAGAGTCGAGCCTGGCCCAGTTCCGGCAGCCCTCACAAGCCGGCCAGGTGACGCCCTCCAAGTCGACCGTCCGCGGAGACGCAGCCGCCCTCAAGGACGGTCTGCACCCGTGGATCCGCCCTACTATTCGCTACATGTGTGCCGAGATGGAGAATCGAAGGCTGGCCCCGACCGTGTTAGCCGGCGTCGAGTCCATCGTCGCGCCCGCTGGACGGAGGACAGACGACCCGTGGGTGAGCAAGCACATCGCCGACTTGGCTGCGGCCATCTACTTCTTCGTCATCATGCGTGTCCGAGCCATGACTTCGGGGGACGCCATCGACCGCGAGGGCTACGTCCCACTGCGCAAAGAGATTCTCGGCTTGCTAGCTCAGGCACGCCACCATGTCACCATCAAGGATGTAAACGAGAGCGAGGCATGGGATGGTTGGAGAGCCGTCAAGTCGAAGGAGTTTGATACCGCGGTGGCGCACGTCAACGACACGGATTGGCTCGCCGGCGACTGGTACaagggcctcgtcgatgtGGTCGACTCGACACGGGAGGACGACACGGGCACAGCTGGCGAGGTTGACCATGACGATTCGGAGGCTCAGCTACCTGCACGGCGCGCGGATACGATGCTGCAGGAAAAGTACGACTTCCTGAGCGAGTCACGATTGTCCGACTACGCCGCGTGGAAGGACCAGATCCTGGCAAGGATTGGACAGGCCATgacagccggcggcgccatggacatCGATTCCTGA
- a CDS encoding uncharacterized protein (COG:S~SECRETED:SignalP(1-19~SECRETED:cutsite=ALA-HD~SECRETED:prob=0.8659)~EggNog:ENOG503P1RW), with the protein MRTAVLYPFFCALAGLALAHDARTGSHLQKPMVDENADWMTKHMAEEHHMSSWDADSFFTLHDYNADDVWQADELLRTYGLFDQSNKDVSGDRRDQITRELLHILDTDKDGDVSRAEWKAFAAKGHTLPDMGTGPGHHGDDEYEYEIHHWEKYHDENTKLEDLTHPEDIEHFKHHEEMERAQEEQEAMDKKAIVEENIPLKFRRQH; encoded by the exons ATGCGCACAGCCGTCCTCTACCCCTTCTTCTgcgcgctcgcgggcctggcgctcgcccacgacgcccgGACAGGCTCCCACTTGCAGAAGCCCATGGTCGACGAGAACGCCGACTGGATGACCAAACACATGGCCG AGGAGCACCACATGTCTAGCTGGGACGCCGACTCCTTCTTCACCCTCCACGACTacaacgccgacgacgtctggcaggccgacgagctgctgcgcaccTACGGGCTGTTCGACCAGTCCAACAAGGACGTCTCGggcgaccgccgcgaccagATTACGCGCGAGCTACTACACATACTCGACacggacaaggacggcgacgtcagCCGCGCCGAGTGGAAGGCCTTTGCCGCCAAGGGCCACACCCTGCCCGACATGGGCACGGGGCCcggccaccacggcgacgacgagtacgagTACGAGATCCATCACTGGGAAAAGTACCACGACGAGAATAcgaagctcgaggacctgACGCACCCCGAGGACATTGAGCACTTCAAGCACcacgaggagatggagcgcGCGCaagaggagcaggaggccATGGACAAGAAGGCCATCGTTGAGGAGAATATCCCCCTCAAGTTCCGCAGGCAACACTAG
- the TRM12 gene encoding tRNA(Phe) (4-demethylwyosine(37)-C(7)) aminocarboxypropyltransferase (COG:J~EggNog:ENOG503NWPV), which yields MASNMPKPRQRQVHPIRAAVERWTTTLNTGPLNEPQAWRESLINSAPKRFTVYEPMVLLPSGSFSGTAWVGALARCDVEARERLWRLILDELSKSAKTTLTNLAINGGIPLQSEGGDAENVLRSPSRLKMLFGDFGPAQPAHDPPSAADFDAAFWVSTKQNGIYQTWAPRWTMFSRGNVKEKARLLEFPRAVAGEAGGGGGGDGDDDVWALDLYAGIGYFVLCYAALGMRVLCWEINPWSVEGLRRGARANGRSVRVVQGGTADPARATRSWVRPRRGEPDGSGGEGREDIIVFLESNEHAASRVAELQGATGAAAAAARMVWHVNCGYLPSSEPTWRPAWEMARWSREAWLHLHENVGAADTETRRDEIQRRFTDWGETEEGRGRSAAVEHVELVKTFAPGVWHCVFDVHITRV from the coding sequence ATGGCTTCAAATATGCCCAAGCCGCGGCAACGACAAGTTCACCCCATCCGCGCGGCGGTGGAGCGATGGACCACCACCCTCAACACTGGTCCCTTGAACGAGCCCCAAGCATGGCGCGAGTCTCTCATCAACAGCGCCCCCAAGCGCTTCACCGTCTACGAGCCTATGGTCCTGCTGCCATCCGGAAGCTTCAGCGGCACGGCCTGGGTCGGGGCGCTCGCGCGCTGtgacgtcgaggcgcgggAACGTCTGTGGCGCCTCATCCTAGACGAGCTGTCTAAGAGCGCTAAAACCACGCTGACGAACCTCGCGATCAACGGGGGAATTCCCCTACAGAGCGAGGGTGGCGACGCGGAGAATGTGCTGCGCAGTCCGAGCAGGCTGAAGATGCTGTTTGGGGACTTTGGTCCCGCGCAGCCGGCACACGAtccgccctcggccgcggacTTTGACGCCGCGTTCTGGGTCTCGACGAAGCAGAACGGCATTTACCAGACGTGGGCGCCGCGGTGGACCATGTTCAGCCGCGGCAACGTCAAGGAGAAGGCCCGGCTGCTCGAGTTtccgcgcgccgtcgcgggtgaggcgggtggtggcggcggcggcgatggcgacgacgacgtctgggCACTGGACCTGTACGCGGGCATCGGCTACTTTGTACTCTGCTATGCGGCGCTGGGCATGCGTGTCCTATGCTGGGAGATCAACCCGTGGAGCGTCGAGGgtctgcggcgcggcgcgcgggccaaCGGACGGAGCGTGAGGGTCGTGCAgggcggcacggcggacccggcgcgcgcgacgcggtCATGGGTGCGGCCCAGGCGCGGCGAACCAGACGGCAGTGGCGGTGAGGGCCGTGAGGACATCATCGTGTTCCTGGAGAGCAACGAGCATGCCGCGAGCAGGGTCGCGGAGTTGCAaggggcgacgggcgcggcggcggcggcggcgcgcatggtATGGCACGTCAACTGCGGGTACTTGCCGTCTAGTGAGCCGACATGGCGACCGGCATGGGAGATGGCGCGCTGGAGTCGCGAGGCGTGGCTTCATCTGCACGAGAATGTTGGAGCCGCCGACACGGAAACGAGGCGGGACGAGATCCAGCGGCGATTTACGGATtggggcgagacggaggagggccgtGGCCGGTCGGCAGCTGTAGAGCACGTGGAGCTGGTCAAGACGTTTGCACCTGGCGTATGGCACTGTGTCTTTGATGTGCATATAACCAGGGTCTAA
- the CTA8 gene encoding Heat shock transcription factor (COG:K~EggNog:ENOG503NYVV), with the protein MSAQNSRKRAAPGAAPGAVPVAAYQQRMQQPYMADNNVGGNDPMMRWNGAADGTDFIDPTAHAANQYGLVPTQPQFGQPVPTPSNSLTRRPMNQALVPTNHRANYDSSVEPWAGFGDDSNALLQQNNGEGLVEQDNVEVLEDMAAKAKREAQSKRKQIPPFVQKLSSFLEERKNEDLIRWSEKGDSFIVLDEDEFAKTLIPELFKHNNYASFVRQLNMYGFHKRVGLSDNSMRASERKNKSPSEYYNPFFRRGHPNLLWLINKPKSGSKANKKGAKNAEGEAESDEDAGQEESPSQGQGASAAPAGRSLPAAEAPPLQKKEMAVIREELNKVREQQKMILGAITQLQRNNNDLYNQAMMFQNQHDRHQNSINAILNFLANVFRKTLEDGSHQNVGDIISSMMTNQGNQPSHQQGSVFDLGDFVQSQVDPASNMSGTHKRARGLLPPIPNQTEGVKASRSPSAASTPYHAVGGQNPEMGTVTELLDSDTPPTLRQELETNPQERMMKIINDHNATNTSGMDLPEAAKLVANAPNTLNHDQQSKLVDLMSRQTSSPSSTSPTPTPLLSGKVPAAAPAPSGASSGVSPPPPPPPASSAAAPSLSPILRSPTMQPPSLNQINANQVDLGQLQRLQSEQDAKIHELSEMLGPLSPSGHIPGLGDGNEAYFDPPNVDLDQYFDSNAFLNDANFGGDGTDFNFGLDHHDAQNPLDSDKQTNTGKDTPSPTGTEEIQRDDFGNDSIGSRDNKRQRVG; encoded by the exons ATGTCTGCCCAGAATTCCCGGAAGCGCGCGGCacccggcgcggcgcccggtGCGGTGCCCGTGGCAGCGTATCAGCAGCGTATGCAGCAGCCGTACATGGCGGACAACAACGTGGGAGGAAACGATCCAATGATGCGGTGGAatggtgccgccgacggtaCTGACTTTATCGACCCGACGGCGCACGCAGCAAACCAATATGGCCTCGTCCCCACGCAGCCGCAATTTGGGCAACCCGTTCCGACGCCCTCCAACTCTCTCACCCGGCGGCCCATGAACCAGGCGCTCGTGCCTACCAACCACCGAGCCAACTACGACTCTTCCGTCGAACCATGGGCTGGCTttggcgacgacagcaaTGCGCTTCTGCAGCAGAACAATGGCGAAGGCCTGGTGGAGCAGGACAACGTCGAAGtgctcgaggacatggccgccaaAGCCAAGCGTGAAGCGCAGAGCAAGCGCAAGCAAATCCCTCCTTTCGTCCAGAAACTTAGCAG CTTTCTAGAGGAGCGAAAAAACGAAGACTTGATTCGGTGGTCCGAGAAGGGTGACTCTTTCATTGTTTTGGATGAGGACGAGTTTGCCAAGACCTTGATTCCGGAGTTGTTCAAGCACAACAACTACGCTTCCTTTGTGCGACAGCTCAACATGTATGGCTTCCACAAGCGCGTGGGCCTCTCGGACAACTCGATGCGGGCCAGCGAGCGCAAGAACAAGAGCCCCAGCGAGTACTACAACCCGTTCTTTCGGCGCGGGCATCCAAATCTGCTCTGGCTCATCAACAAGCCCAAGAGCGGGAGCAAGGCTAACAAGAAGGGGGCTAAAAATGCtgagggcgaggcagagAGCGACGAAGATGCAGGACAGGAAGAAAGCCCCAGCCAGGGGCAGGGGGCCTCGGCTGCTCCAGCCGGCCGTTCGCTTCCAGCTGCAGAAGCGCCGCCTCtgcagaagaaggagatggcCGTGATTCGAGAAGAGCTCAACAAGGTCcgcgagcagcagaagaTGATTCTCGGCGCCATCACGCAGCTGCAACGGAACAACAACGATCTGTACAACCAAGCGATGATGTTTCAAAATCAGCACGACCGTCACCAAAACTCCATCAACGCCATACTGAATTTCCTTGCCAACGTCTTCCGCAAGACACTCGAAGATGGCAGTCACCAGAACGTTGGTGATATCATCTCGAGTATGATGACGAACCAGGGCAACCAGCCGTCCCATCAGCAAGGAAGCGTGTTTGATCTCGGCGATTTTGTGCAATCCCAAGTGGACCCCGCGTCCAATATGAGCGGCACTCACAAGCGAGCGCGTGGCTTGCTGCCTCCTATTCCTAACCAGACTGAAGGCGTGAAAGCAAGCAGATCTCCttcggccgccagcacccCCTACCATGCGGTCGGAGGCCAGAATCCAGAGATGGGAACGGTGACGGAGCTGTTGGATTCGgacacgccgccgaccctTCGTCAGGAGTTGGAGACGAATCCGCAGGAGCGCATGATGAAGATCATCAACGACCACAACGCTACCAACACGTCAGGAATGGATCTtcccgaggcggccaagctcgTAGCCAACGCGCCCAATACGCTCAACCATGACCAGCAAAGCAAGTTGGTTGACTTGATGTCGAGacagacgtcgtcgccatcctctaCATCGCCTACACCTACCCCATTGCTCAGCGGAAAGGTTCCCGCTGCCGCACCGGCTCCCTCCGGCGCATCTTCTGgtgtgtcgccgccgccgccgccgccgcctgcgtctAGTGCGGCTGCGCCGTCCCTCTCGCCAATCTTGCGGTCTCCAACCATGCAGCCCCCGTCTCTGAATCAGATCAACGCGAACCAAGTCGACTTGGGCCAGCTTCAGAGGCTGCAGAGTGAACAGGATGCCAAGATCCACGAGCTCAGTGAGATGTTGGGCCCCCTTAGTCCGTCGGGCCACATCCCCGGACTCGGTGACGGAAACGAGGCCTATTTTGATCCGCCAAATGTCGATTTGGATCAGTACTTCGACAGCAACGCATTTTTGAACGATGCAAATTTtgggggcgacggcaccgactTCAATTTTGGACTTGACCATCATGACGCGCAAAATCCGCTTGACAGCGATAAACAGACGAACACTGGCAAGGACACGCCTAGCCCTACAGGCACGGAGGAGATACAGCGGGACGACTTTGGAAACGACAGCATTGGCAGTCGCGACAACAAACGGCAGCGGGTGGGTTAG
- the RGP1 gene encoding Golgi membrane exchange factor (Ric1p-Rgp1p) subunit (COG:S~EggNog:ENOG503NWFK) yields the protein MPMAPDGPSNIRVFVHWADQTVFAGEDVKCTVTFKNVAPDQSQQQRQRQHAQQQQQQQQQGTDRHRNGRAKAAASLTSPPPASSGRGHRRSALSLSIPGAAAHSRSGSIQWPHTASSAEWRTGHNHKRSLSIVSIGSASTVDDHAQRNESHSMPQRPRRGHNRAASLQILPRGQPVPSGPNSATTRQNSSPLFNASYPPDRFGRQTGASTVPTTPHPGGLRRSPRTSPNLMPEFRFPATSPSEADPQQSPRKPPVDGLLNPKSGGGDHNNLAMRQKDLPLSAIDRPAARILSSTSIPGGTPRSSGEFYSMSNNSSETLASEYVAHPLTRGHGRSPQLRRSFGMIQQQSRAPESLMMGYAQLQGSFMLDGSLVSLGPFEQVKKKAAVGGRGGGVIGVDSQRRESGLLRGFGWSNISSSLGDFLGGGELSTIKEMRGVANSKSVPLLSTPQSILFVDLQLAPGESRSFEYTFKLPKGLPPTHKGKAVKISYSLVIGTQRVGGAKEQQVRSVEVPFRVLGSVNSHGEILGHDLMNPYVLLRDEAIVKTLGKGKKSHADRGPCDSPATMNEFLTYVDELLTRPRDEVGGTLLSPTESLGGAGRQSSFEDTTSAKEAIHLAIMRSNQAGEGQQSPNRFEIARNGQRVGVVMLTRPAYRLGEVVTMAIDFTDADIPCYAVHATLETSEKVDQSLALRSESSIHRVTRKIYVAASEAALYSRRVVFTPTIPISATPEFVTSGVSFEWSIRVEFVVPYQGPQGPDTGEPRTVHPLLEQISQDEKGGLVLVAMENLACESFDVSVPLRVYGAVGSGLERLERDEAAEEGLVV from the exons ATGCCAATGGCGCCCGACGGCCCCAGCAACATCCGTGTCTTCGTGCACTGGGCCGACCAGACCGTCTTTGCCGGAGAGGACGTCAAGTGCACCGTCACCTTCAAGAACGTCGCCCCGGACcagagccagcagcagcggcagcggcagcatgcgcagcagcagcagcagcagcagcagcaagggaCCGACAGGCACAGGAACGGccgggccaaggccgccgcgagcctcACTTCTCCGCCCCCCGCCAGCTCCGGCAGAGGGCACCGCCGGTCAGCGCTCTCGCTGAGCATACCCGGGGCGGCTGCGCACAGTCGGTCGGGCTCGATACAATGGCCGCatacggcgagcagcgccgagtgGCGGACGGGCCACAACCATAAGCGTTCCCTCTCCATCGTCTCGATTGGATCCGCCAGCACCGTCGACGATCATGCCCAGCGGAACGAGAGCCACTCGATGCctcagcgcccgcgccggggaCACAACCGTGCTGCCAGTCTGCAGATACTGCCTCGTGGCCAGCCGGTGCCGTCAGGCCCAAATTCAG CAACGACGAGGCAAAATAGTTCGCCCTTGTTCAATGCATCATACCCCCCCGATCGTTTCGGCCGACAGACAGGAGCATCGACGGTGCCCACCACACCCCATCCCGGAGGGCTTAGGCGATCGCCGAGAACATCCCCGAATCTCATGCCGGAATTCCGATTTCCTGCCACATCACCGTCCGAAGCTGACCCTCAACAAAGCCCGCGGAAGCCCCCTGTTGATGGTCTGTTGAATCCCAAgagcggcggtggcgatcACAACAACCTCGCTATGCGACAAAAAGACCTACCCCTAAGTGCTATAGACAGGCCTGCGGCGCGAATCCTGTCGAGCACGAGCATACCCGGAGGAACACCGCGTAGTAGCGGCGAGTTTTACTCCATGAGCAACAATTCATCAGAGACGCTGGCATCGGAATACGTGGCGCACCCGCTCACCAGAGGGCACGGGAGGTCGCCGCAACTCCGGCGCAGCTTCGGTATGATCCAGCAGCAGTCACGAGCGCCGGAGTCGCTCATGATGGGCTATGCCCAACTTCAAGGCTCCTTCATGCTGGACGGCTCACTTGTCAGCCTGGGACCCTTCGAGCAAgtcaagaagaaggcagcggttggcggcagaggcggcggcgtgattGGCGTTGACTCGCagaggagagagagcggACTGCTGCGTGGTTTTGGCTGGAGCAACATTAGCAGCTCCCTGGGCGATTTTCTGGGTGGTGGGGAGTTGAGCACTATCAAGGAGATGCGGGGAGTCGCAAACTCAAAGTCCGTGCCGCTCCTGAGCACGCCGCAGTCTATCCTCTTCGTCGACCTCCAACTGGCTCCAGGCGAGAGCCGGTCTTTTGAGTACACGTTTAAGCTGCCAAAGGGCCTCCCGCCGACGcacaagggcaaggcagTCAAGATCTCGTATAGCCTTGTCATTGGCACGCAgagggtcggcggcgccaaggagcagcaggtTCGCTCAGTCGAGGTGCCATTCCGTGTGCTGGGAAGCGTCAACAGCCACGGGGAGATCTTGGGCCACGACTTGATGAACCCATACGTCTTGTTGCgggacgaggccatcgtAAAGACGCTTGGCAAAGGCAAAAAGTCACACGCTGACCGGGGGCCATGCGACTCGCCGGCAACGATGAACGAATTCCTAACGTATGTCGATGAACTCCTTACGCGACCGCGAGACGAAGTTGGCGGCACATTGTTATCTCCGACCGAGAGCCTTGGTGGTGCAGGACGGCAGTCTTCATTCGAGGATACTACTagcgccaaggaggccatcCATCTTGCCATTATGAGGAGCAACCAGGCTGGGGAAGGACAGCAGAGCCCCAACCGGTTCGAGATTGCGCGAAACGGGCAGCGTGTCGGTGTTGTCATGCTCACGAGACCGGCATACCGGCTGGGCGAAGTGGTCACCATGGCCATTGACTTTACCGATGCCGACATACCATGCTACGCAGTCCATGCGACTCTGGAGACGTCGGAGAAAGTGGACCAGTCGCTCGCCCTGCGCTCCGAGTCGAGCATCCACCGCGTCACAAGGAAGATCTATGTAGCAGCGTCGGAGGCCGCCCTCTACTCACGACGCGTCGTATTCACGCCAACAATCCCGATATCCGCAACGCCCGAGTTTGTCACGAGCGGCGTCAGCTTCGAGTGGTCGATACGCGTCGAGTTTGTCGTTCCGTACCAGGGCCCGCAGGGGCCAGACACGGGCGAGCCGCGGACGGTGCACCCTCTTTTGGAGCAGATCTCGCAAGACGAAAAGGGAGGGCTCGTGCTGGTTGCCATGGAGAACCTGGCGTGCGAGAGCTTCGACGTATCTGTGCCGCTGCGCGTCTACGGGGCCGTGGGTAGCGGGCTGGAGCGCCTTGAGCGggatgaggccgccgaggaagggCTGGTAGTGTGA
- a CDS encoding uncharacterized protein (COG:S~EggNog:ENOG503NUPX), which translates to MAATPSNNRLKLTPSNSPFLPRPVRTPARGRTTQESRLSLKRVVGTTCRSPTGFDTVDSSFAYIAGGAVVVVDVDGQQYSQRFYRARPAAVPVYSVTTAPNAPCTPTATTPKANDSRNRVAPSFRDSQCSPGDWGDSPGLKTWTSRERIKAATCLALSRDGKYLAVGETGYGPRVLIFSLQDASSDIPLVSISEHAFGVRAVAWSADSKYLASLGAANDGFLYVWKIDPRTGAARLFQQNRCTSYVRDMVWMDNTLITLGVRHVKVWRIEGGQSTSPSKSRFANDSTSTPPTAQKPLPGRNMLLGDLLDATFSCAAVDGKRLIICTEAGDVCVLDHDDRQMKLVRVLNLGFAITTITIRGDVAYVGGKYGHFATLDVPGVMDGNADSILTSTEASAGILALGFLSDKLVTIDSKQSIDVWNPDYLPGQEAEAVMHIPIPGHGEPIAGVHTLGRPNKANAVFATWSSNGNVTYWDIEGGIRSSIEVPLDPAEPDSELELVNQLSCAQTNKDGTLLVTSDRFGILKITEVDTKACLLDTKAHASECICISIFEDDSKFIMASCGRDRTVQLFHRHSSGSIEHFQTLEFHAKVAHVLVPSEDKVITCSLDRTLQIHELVSKEGEPDTLAAIPTRAISLKASPTSMTLGSDNRTIFVSLLDRSICQFDLTTGRQLGYFKCLDESGAESATLESLSIGQWAPKDMDYLLGSSNTDKSVRIYDANSGTFLDREWGHTEAINGVALVDDDNGTQKIVSVGSDGTIMIWAIDLNDPTPRSMSRDPSPVKETTSGRPTLRRILSKAELAEFQRPSPSGGRRSPPRTLQRRSSRVNLVPGATNARTPTASFQMSPGNSTIMEDTPSRRRPSHGNQAESPPPSPKSRVARAPSLPSLGLNTARKKSSPNLRGFGSLNMATEQACRTLRAYRKKLSSAEPITADVLTELDHELRLTAAALGDRAIRSKAMNETVLSGLLDQYSERLVTLLDEKLRLTSQAKERDDGDSNSGEERRRSSPDTSSTSSP; encoded by the coding sequence ATGGCCGCTACGCCATCCAACAACCGCCTGAAGCTCACACCGTCCAATTCTCCCTTTCTTCCTCGACCGGTCAGGACTCCTGCCCGTGGCCGGACCACGCAAGAGTCCCGCCTGTCCCTAAAGAGAGTCGTCGGCACCACGTGTCGCTCTCCGACCGGCTTCGACACCGTCGACTCCTCCTTTGCCTACATCGCCGGTGGCGCcgtagtggtggtggacgtcgacggccagcagtATTCGCAGCGCTTCTAccgagcccgcccggccgcggtGCCCGTATACTCCGTCACCACAGCCCCGAATGCGCCTTGTACGCCTACGGCAACGACGCCCAAGGCCAACGACAGCCGCAACCGTGTGGCGCCCAGCTTCCGCGACTCTCAGTGCAGCCCAGGGGACTGGGGAGACTCGCCCGGATTGAAGACGTGGACCAGCAGGGAGCGGATCAAGGCGGCTACATGTCTGGCCCTGAGTCGGGACGGCAAGTActtggccgtcggcgagACGGGTTATGGCCCGCGGGTCTTGATTTTTAGCCTTCAGGACGCTTCATCCGATATCCCTCTGGTGTCCATTAGCGAACATGCCTTTGGTGTAAGAGCCGTGGCATGGTCCGCAGACTCCAAGTATCTTGCCTccctcggcgcggccaacGACGGATTCCTCTACGTTTGGAAGATTGATCCTCGgaccggcgccgcgcggctcTTCCAGCAAAATCGGTGCACGTCCTACGTCAGGGACATGGTATGGATGGACAATACCCTCATCACCCTTGGCGTCCGCCACGTCAAGGTCTGGAGAATCGAGGGCGGCCAGAGTACCTCGCCTTCAAAGTCCAGATTTGCAAACGACTCGACGTCCACCCCACCCACGGCGCAAAAGCCTCTGCCCGGGCGCAAcatgctcctcggcgaccttCTGGACGCGACCTTTAGCTGTGCCGCGGTGGATGGGAAGAGGCTCATTATCTGCACGGAAGCAGGAGACGTCTGCGTACTGGATCACGATGACAGGCAAATGAAGCTCGTCAGAGTTTTGAATCTCGGGTTTGCTATCACGACCATCACCATACGCGGCGACGTGGCATACGTCGGAGGCAAATACGGACACTTTGCGACGCTCGACGTCCCAGGTGTCATGGATGGCAATGCGGACAGCATCCTGACGAGTACAGAGGCGTCCGCTGGCATTTTGGCGCTGGGGTTTCTCTCGGACAAGCTAGTCACTATCGACTCAAAGCAGTCGATCGACGTTTGGAATCCTGACTACCTGCCTGGTCAAGAGGCTGAGGCTGTCATGCATATTCCGATACCGGGACACGGAGAGCCGATTGCAGGCGTACATACGCTAGGGCGGCCCAACAAAGCCAACGCCGTTTTTGCGACGTGGTCCTCTAACGGAAACGTTACCTACTGGGACATCGAGGGGGGGATTCGATCGTCGATTGAGGTACCCCTCGATCCTGCCGAGCCCGACTCCGAGCTTGAGCTGGTGAACCAGCTGTCATGCGCACAAACAAACAAGGATGGGACGCTCCTAGTGACGTCGGACCGATTTGGCATTCTCAAGATCACAGAAGTCGACACAAAAGCCTGTCTGCTGGACACGAAAGCACATGCATCCGAATGCATCTGCATCAGCATCTTCGAGGACGACTCCAAGTTCATCATGGCGTCGTGCGGGCGCGACCGTACAGTGCAGCTGTTCCATCGGCACTCGAGTGGCAGCATCGAGCACTTTCAAACTCTTGAGTTCCACGCCAAGGTTGCGCACGTGCTGGTCCCCTCCGAAGACAAGGTGATTACGTGCTCCCTAGACAGGACGTTGCAGATTCACGAACTTGTCTCAAAGGAGGGAGAGCCAGACACCTTAGCGGCCATCCCCACCAGAGCTATTTCGCTCAAGGCGTCACCGACATCAATGACGCTAGGCTCCGACAATAGAACCATCTTTGTGTCCCTACTTGACCGGTCTATTTGCCAGTTTGACCTGACTAccgggcggcagctcggcTACTTCAAGTGCCTGGATGAGAGCGGCGCTGAATCGGCCACACTGGAGTCGCTCTCCATCGGGCAATGGGCGCCAAAGGATATGGACTACCTACTCGGCTCTTCGAATACGGACAAGTCGGTGAGGATTTATGACGCCAACTCGGGCACTTTTCTTGACCGTGAATGGGGCCACACTGAGGCCATCAATGGCGTCGCCTTGGTGGATGACGATAATGGCACGCAGAAGATTGTGAGCGTCGGATCGGACGGCACGATCATGATATGGGCCATCGATTTAAACGATCCTACGCCACGGTCGATGAGTAGGGATCCATCGCCGGTCAAGGAAACGACGTCAGGCCGGCCTACGCTGAGGAGGATCTTGTCCAAAGCAGAGCTCGCGGAGTTCCAGCGTCCATCGCCttcgggcggcaggcgctcgccgccacggacaCTCCAGCGCAGGTCTTCACGGGTGAACCTGGTGCCGGGCGCCACCAACGCACGAACGCCCACGGCGTCTTTCCAAATGAGCCCTGGCAACAGCACCATTATGGAGGAtacgccgtcgcggcgccggccttcTCACGGCAACCAGGCGGAAAGCCCGCCACCCAGCCCTAAATCGCGAGTCGCCAGGGCGCCATCCTTGCCGTCATTGGGCTTGAATACGGCTCGGAAAAAGTCTTCCCCTAATCTTCGTGGCTTCGGTTCCCTGAACATGGCCACGGAGCAGGCCTGTCGTACGCTACGGGCGTACAGAAAAAAGCTCTCGTCTGCGGAGCCCATCACCGCGGATGTGCTAACGGAGCTGGACCACGAGCTCCGGCTGACTGCTGCCGCGCTCGGCGATCGGGCGATACGGAGCAAGGCGATGAACGAGACGGTGTTGAGTGGGCTGCTGGACCAGTATTCCGAGCGGCTCGTCACCCTActcgacgagaagctgcggcTCACGAGCCAAGCAAAGGAACGGGACGACGGAGACTCCAATTCCGGCGAAGAGCGGCGCAGAAGCTCCCCGGAcacgtcgagcacgtcgtcgccgtga